Sequence from the Fulvivirga ligni genome:
GATGGTGAAATGTTCTCCTGGTATGGATCACGATTGACTCAAGCTTTTCCTTATTTCCAGTCTTTAGTTTTTTGATAAAACAAAGCCCGCTTTTTCCATATCATTCCAGAAACCAGGGTATGACTTGTTCACCACTGAGGGGTCTTTAATCTCCACGCCGGTTTGGGTAGCTAAAGGAGCAAATGCCATGGCCATACGGTGATCATGATAAGTGTCAAATGATAAACCATTTTGAGAATCAATTCCGGTAGATGGAATGATCTTCCATGAGTTGCCTTCTTCCAGGAGCTTAGCATTGAATTTTGATAGCTCATTTTGTAAAGCAGCAATTCTATCCGTTTCTTTAATTCTTAAGCTCTCCAGGCCTACCATATTGCAGGTAATGCCTTTAATAGCACAAATAACTGATACAGTTTGAGCCAGGTCAGGGCAATGAGTGAAATCAAAGCTTACTTCCTTTTGATGATCACATTTCTCCAAGATGGCACCGACCTCACTAAATGTAGTTTTAACGCCTAATTCTTTCATGAAATCAGCCATTTTTCTGTCACCTTGAATAGAGTCATCTTTTAAGTTTTTCAACATGACATTAGCCTCATTGCTAAGCGCTACAAAGCTATACCAGTAGCTCGCCGCAGACCAGTCCGGCTCTACTTCATAGGCGCATGGGCTATAATTTTGTTTGGCAATCGTGATACTAGATCCTTCCCAGCTAGCAGCTACACCAAACGCCTTCATTACTGCTAAGGTCATATCTATATAAGGGCGACTACCAATATGACCAGTTAGCTTTATCTTTAAGCCATTGGGCAATGTGGGAGCTATCATAAGCAATGCAGATATATACTGACTGCTGATGTCGCCGGGAACTTCAAGTTCATCAGTAAGTTGATGAACGATCTTTTTTATCTTAATTGGAGGATATCCTTCATTGTTTAAATAGGTAATATCAGCTCCTAGTTTTTGTAATGCTTCAACTAATATTTTGATAGGCCTTTCTTGCATTCTAGCCGTACCTGTAAGGATTTTTTCATCTTCTTTTACACTGGCAAAGGCTGTTAGGAATCTCATGGTGGTGCCCGCATCTAAAACGTCCCATGTGTCATCCTTTAGGTCTAATAACCTTAGCATAGTTTGAGTGTCTCGCGCTTCCGAAATATTTCCTATTTCAGAATTTTCTGAGCATAAAGCATTGATGATCAGGGCACGGTTAGCAATACTTTTTGATGCAGGTAGAACAATGGTGGTGTTCTCAATCACATCATGCTTTTCTATATAAATTTTTTTTGAATCCACGGTAAGAACTTTTAACAACAATTTTTATAAAATAACGTTTTTAATTTGGCATTATTTGTGATAAATAACTTTAAAACATGTCTATAATCAAATGAAACAGAGAAGAAACTTGGCTTTAGCCTTAGGCGTATCAGTAGGAGCATTAATTGCTGTAGCTTCCGCAGGAAGAGGTAGAAATACAAATACCCGCACAGACAACAGAACAGCGCAACGTAAGCAAATCGATATTCCAGATGAAATAGAGGCATATTATATCTAAAGGCTATTGTAGTAATTAATAGCTTCTGATACTTCCTCAGATGTAATCTCTATGTCCCAATTGGCTTCTCCTATATTTTTAAGTAGTGAAGCCATAATTTTGTTTTTCTGATTTTTCTTATCCTGAATTAAGTAGGAAAGAATTCCATCTAAATCATTGGGTTTAATTTCTGTTTTATCAAAAACTGAAAGAATATATGCTTCCAGAGCTTTACATTCTTCATTTGATATAAACCCTTTTTTAACACTTAAGTAGCCTTCGCATATCATACCTGCCGCGATGGCCT
This genomic interval carries:
- a CDS encoding 3-phosphoshikimate 1-carboxyvinyltransferase — protein: MDSKKIYIEKHDVIENTTIVLPASKSIANRALIINALCSENSEIGNISEARDTQTMLRLLDLKDDTWDVLDAGTTMRFLTAFASVKEDEKILTGTARMQERPIKILVEALQKLGADITYLNNEGYPPIKIKKIVHQLTDELEVPGDISSQYISALLMIAPTLPNGLKIKLTGHIGSRPYIDMTLAVMKAFGVAASWEGSSITIAKQNYSPCAYEVEPDWSAASYWYSFVALSNEANVMLKNLKDDSIQGDRKMADFMKELGVKTTFSEVGAILEKCDHQKEVSFDFTHCPDLAQTVSVICAIKGITCNMVGLESLRIKETDRIAALQNELSKFNAKLLEEGNSWKIIPSTGIDSQNGLSFDTYHDHRMAMAFAPLATQTGVEIKDPSVVNKSYPGFWNDMEKAGFVLSKN